The genomic stretch CGACAATGTTAAAAAGGCAGTCCAGATTATGACAGATGAGAAAATGCTTGGTCTATCAAACAGAAAGATAACAATTTCATCAAGCGGAATAATACATCAGATAAAAAAAATGTATGAAGATCCGACATTTCCACAGGTAAGACTTGCCGTCTCCCTGAATGCTCCTGATCAGAAAATAAGGGAAAAGATAATGCCCATATCACAAACAAACAGGATTGAGGATCTTATGAAAACCCTTAACTCTCTTCCGATGAAAACAGGTTACAGAATAATGCTTGAGTATGTTCTGATAAAAGACATTAACGACAGGCCTGAAGATGCCCACAAACTTGCAAGGCTTATAGGAAAAAACAAAAAAAGATACAAAGTAAACCTTATACCTTTCAATCCCTTTCCCGGATCACCTTACCAAAGACCTGACGAAGAAAGGGTAAACATATTCCACAAAATACTGTGGCAGTATAACATCGGAGCCTTTGTGAGATGGAGTAAAGGAAAAGATATATCAGCAGCCTGCGGTCAGCTGAGGAAAAAAGAGATTGCAAACAAAAGTATTCAGTTTATTAAATCTTAAAATGAAATAGATCATCTTTAATACTACCTGCCTGTGTTAATATTTTTCAAAAAACGGGGTAAAAAATGGTAATAGATACAGTATGCACTTATTGTGGTGTAGGCTGTGATATATCATTCAAATTAGATAACGGTCAGATAGTTAAAGCCTTTGCAAAAAAAGAAGGAACGGTATCACAGGGAAAACTATGTATAAAAGGAAGAAAAGGCTGGGAATATTTATATTCACCATACAGAATAAAAAAACCAAGAATAAAAAAAGAGTTTATCAAGAAGAATAAAGATCTATTTCCAGATCATATAAAAAAGAGATTAAACAGCCTTTTTGATTACGATGAAAATTTTTACGAAGTAGATCTTGATCTTGCAACTGACATAGCAGCATGGAAGCTAAAGCAGATAAAAGAAAAGTATTCCCCCTATTCAATTGCAGGGATAGGCGGAGCAAGAACAAGCTGCGAAAGCTCTTACTTTTTCCAGAAGTTTATAAGAAAATACATAGGATCTCCCCACATAGACAACTGTGCAAGGGTATGCCACTCTCCTTCATTAAAAGGTATGAGAACAACAATAGGTGAGGGAGCTGCAACAAACCCTTTTGATGATATATACAAAACAGAATTTATAATCGTAATAGGTTCAAATACTACAGAAGCCCACCCTATCGTTGCAAACAGAATTCTTGATGCCGTCAGAAAAGGAACAGAGCTTGCCGTTATTGATGTGAGACAGATACCCCTTTCAAAATTTGCAGATTACCATCTAACTATACCGTTTGAATCAAACCTTCTTGTTATGAATATGATAGCAAGGGTAATTATAGATGAGGATTTATATAACAAGGAGTTTATAAGAAAAAGAGTTAAAGGGTTTGATGAATATAAGAATAAAATACTAAACGATCCTTATTCAGATCCTGATCTATTCAAAAAAATACCCGGATACGAAGACTTATCAGAAAAAATAAGAGAAGTAGCCAGAAAATACGCAACAAAAAAATCAATGATACTTTGGGGTCTTGGTGTAACTGAGCATATAGACGGAAGCTACACAGTGATGGCTATTACGCACCTTGCTCTTTTGACAGGAAATATAGGGAAAGAAGGGGCAGGATTGATGCCCCTCAGGGGCCAGAACAACGTTCAGGGAACATGTGATATGGGCTGTCTTCCATATTTTGATCCAGAC from Persephonella sp. encodes the following:
- the rlmN gene encoding 23S rRNA (adenine(2503)-C(2))-methyltransferase RlmN; protein product: MINLKDFNYPELERWVRKQGWKKFRAKQLSKWIYTKKAGSYDEMTDLSKDIRNYLKENTKLNALELITYEKSKEDGSIKLLWRLEDSHTVETVFIPERDHYTLCVSTQVGCAVGCTFCFTTKDGLIRNLTTSEIIDQYIQTQRFVGLDKRISNVVFMGMGEPLANYDNVKKAVQIMTDEKMLGLSNRKITISSSGIIHQIKKMYEDPTFPQVRLAVSLNAPDQKIREKIMPISQTNRIEDLMKTLNSLPMKTGYRIMLEYVLIKDINDRPEDAHKLARLIGKNKKRYKVNLIPFNPFPGSPYQRPDEERVNIFHKILWQYNIGAFVRWSKGKDISAACGQLRKKEIANKSIQFIKS
- a CDS encoding molybdopterin-dependent oxidoreductase, which gives rise to MVIDTVCTYCGVGCDISFKLDNGQIVKAFAKKEGTVSQGKLCIKGRKGWEYLYSPYRIKKPRIKKEFIKKNKDLFPDHIKKRLNSLFDYDENFYEVDLDLATDIAAWKLKQIKEKYSPYSIAGIGGARTSCESSYFFQKFIRKYIGSPHIDNCARVCHSPSLKGMRTTIGEGAATNPFDDIYKTEFIIVIGSNTTEAHPIVANRILDAVRKGTELAVIDVRQIPLSKFADYHLTIPFESNLLVMNMIARVIIDEDLYNKEFIRKRVKGFDEYKNKILNDPYSDPDLFKKIPGYEDLSEKIREVARKYATKKSMILWGLGVTEHIDGSYTVMAITHLALLTGNIGKEGAGLMPLRGQNNVQGTCDMGCLPYFDPDYRKPSEIGLMTPDIIDAILEGKIKAIYNIGEDIAHIHPNQNKVHKALKKLELIIVNEIFPNEITKYADIIFGVKSAYEKEGVYINAERRLHLSQPVLKIDLPDDWEVLNQIANKMGIKTKYQKTQDVWNEVRTEAPERFSGASYEKLKENRLKGLQWPVKEDDTPRLHIEKFRTEDGYARFSYKQWEKRGMVKELLEKGEFNDFYLTTGRNLIHYNNAVQTKECLSLISKINGDILFLSEKDREYLGSPEKAILKSKYGETDVLPVKYVSWLKKGTAYTTFHFAKSRINFLFGDESDIFVKTARFKSVKVKIIPIH